The stretch of DNA TACTGAAAGCGCAACCCTTTCGTATGCAGAAATGATCTTGCCATCAAGCGTCACCACTCGGTAATCCCTTCCGGGCTTATACTCTTCCACAATAGCGACCCGATCATCTTCAAATGCGTCGTTCAGTGCGCGGAGCAATTCTTTTGAATTATGCACCAAGGTGACTCCGTGCCCCTGACTGGAAGAATTTGGTTTTACGATGAGGGGATATCCGATTTTTTTCGCATAGCTCAGGGCCGTTTTGGCCGTGTCTTTGCTTCCAATTACTTTTGCCCACCAAGGTTTAAAAAATTCTTTACCGTTGGCTACCGGGTAGCCCATTTTTTGCATAAAAAATTTCGCAAAGCCTTTGTCCTTTGCAATATCCGACGCGCCGACAGGATTGAGGTCCAGCGTATAGAAACGAAGATAGCGATTCACTCCATTGCTGTAACGGATTTGTGCCACAATCTTCCATTTCGGTTCAACAATGACTTTCGCGCCCACTTTAGGAGCCAACTTTTGTATGAGCGCGGTTAGGTAGGGCGTTTCTTTTTTCATTCAACGAGTCAGGTAAGACCAGTAAACTCTATACATATCGTAGGGTTTTTGCACGGTGAAATGGAAGACTATTTTAAGGTCAACTATCCCAAAGCTCTGGAGCGAGTCAAAGTATTGGCTGAAAGAAAGAAATGATGGCTGCTGGCGTGCTGTAGTACCCTACAGCACGCCATTCTTTTGTTGTAATTATTACTCGGTTCCCCCCCCCGTGGACTGTCACAAAGGTTACAGCAATTCTTATATTTACTAGATATGAGGCGTGCTGCCGCGAGAGGCAAGCTCTCTCATTTTAGCTGCATCTTCCTCTTCGCCTTCTGGATTCACAAATACGGAAGGAATAGCCGTTTTAATATCTCCCCTTATGGTGATTCCGCTCATTGTAAAAAACTCTTCCGGACGAGTAGGACCCTCTATCGTTGGGTCTTTAGGTGTGGTTCCTTCGATCTCAGCTCCTTCTGATTGTTTAGGTTCGTGTGTCATAATATTTTGGGTTAAAGATAGTTAATAAATTTCTGATTGAGTAAGATTTTCCCTGTGCGCCAGCCTTTCTTTCCACCGTTGGATGGTGCTGGGGCTGATGTTTAGGTACTGAGCCGCTTTGCGGATGCTGATGCCGTGTTCCATCAGTTGGACGCCCCGCTGGATGACTTGTGGCTCCGACCTTAGCCCAAAGTAGATTCCATTTTTGTGAGCTACCCATGTTTTATTGCACATGGTGCACTTGAAACGCTTCTTTTTTTGGCTGTGAACCACCACACATGCTTGGGGGCACATTGCGTTGGGGCAGCTTTGATTTTGGATGCTTATAGTATTCATAAAATATTTGAAAAATCCCGCGGAGCTTGCGGGACTTAATGTTTTTAAATTTTACTTTAAATTATTCCCGCGAGCTTGGTAGAAGCGCGAGAAGTAGGAGGGTGGAAACGTTTTGTTGACTGATGAAATCCATAATTATTTTGAAAGCTAGCTCATCGTACCGGGTAACTTGACTAATGTCAATGATGGCGTGCTTGTAGCGTGTGGAGCTGACTACAGAAAAAGTTGCACTCATGCCCAAGGATAAGAAGGATACGATATTGCCTTATTGTTGAAAATGTGGTTCTGTATCTTCCTATAATCTTATGCCTTTGAGCCATGGGGAGTTTAGATGGATTGGTGAGAACCTTTGATTGGAAGGCCTCCTTCCCTCGAGTAGTGGATATTCTTCGCTTAGATCCCGCTGAACAAGAGAGAGAGGCTCATCTACAAACTTTAATTTCTGACCTTAGACAGAAGATTATTGTGATTGTTGGTCCGTATGGTGCC from Candidatus Gracilibacteria bacterium encodes:
- a CDS encoding helix-turn-helix domain-containing protein; its protein translation is MNTISIQNQSCPNAMCPQACVVVHSQKKKRFKCTMCNKTWVAHKNGIYFGLRSEPQVIQRGVQLMEHGISIRKAAQYLNISPSTIQRWKERLAHRENLTQSEIY
- a CDS encoding cyanophycin synthetase produces the protein MKKETPYLTALIQKLAPKVGAKVIVEPKWKIVAQIRYSNGVNRYLRFYTLDLNPVGASDIAKDKGFAKFFMQKMGYPVANGKEFFKPWWAKVIGSKDTAKTALSYAKKIGYPLIVKPNSSSQGHGVTLVHNSKELLRALNDAFEDDRVAIVEEYKPGRDYRVVTLDGKIISAYERVALSVTGDGQKNISELLVAKQKLFKKKKRDTRINLRDPRILKMLKSKDKNLRTVLAKGESITLLPNSNLSTGGESKDVTATIHPKFKKIAIRLTKDMGLRIAGVDIMVTEGEITEAPKKDGYYIIEINAAPGLDHYVTTGKAQEKIVEAMYLKVLKAMRKR